GATCAGCCGGTCTGCGTTCAGTTCTAAGAAAACGGCGGGAAATCCCGCCGTTATTTTTTACAATACTAATCCGGCGAAGCTTGCCGACAGCAGGCTCACCAGCGTCGCGCCGTAGACCAGACGCAAACCAAAGCGAGAAACCACGTTTCCTTGCTGCTCATTCAGGCCTTTAATCGCACCCGCGATAATCCCGATGGACGCAAAGTTGGCAAAGGAGACCAGGAAGACCGACAGAATGCCCAGGCCGCGCGGCGTCATTTGACCGGCTATTTTTTGCAGCTCAATCATCGCCACAAATTCATTCGCCACCAGTTTCGTCGCCATAATACTGCCCGCATTTAACGCATCGCTCAGCGGAATGCCCACCAGCCATGCTAGCGGATAAAATACGTAGCCGAGAATTTGCTGGAAACTTATGCCAAATACGCTGGAGAAAAGAGCGTTGATGGCGCTAATAATGGCAATAAAGCCGATCAGCATCGCCATAATAATCATCGCCACTTTAAAACCAGCCAGAATATACTCGCCAAGCATCTCAAAGAAACTCTGAGATTCATGCAGTTTTTCCAGTTTGATTTCGGGTTCGGCTTCTGGTCGCGCCGGGTTAATGACCGACAAAATAATAAAGGTGCTGAACATATTCAGAATTAACGCAGCGACCACAAATTTGGCATCGAGCATGGTCATATATGCGCCGACAATCGACAGCGAAACGGTCGACATCGCGGTAGCAGACATGGTGAACAGGCGGCGAGAGGAGAGATCGCCCAGCACACCTTTATACGCAATAAAGTTTTCCGACTGACCCAAAATCAGGGAGCTGACGGCGTTAAACGATTCCAGTTTTCCCATGCCGTTCAGTTTGGACAGCAGCGTGCCGATAACGCGAATAAAAATCGGCAGAATTCGCCAATGCTGGAGAATACCAATCAGCGCAGAGATGAAAATAATCGGGCACAGAACGCCGAGGAAAATGAACGCCAGTCCTTTTTCACCCATCCCACCAAAGACAAAGTTTGTTCCTTCTGCTGCGAATTTCAGCAGGGATTCAAAGAATCCGGAGACATATTTAATCACGAAGAGTCCGCTTTCCGCGTGCAGGAAAAAGAAAGCTAGCGCAATTTCAATGACAATAAGCTGTAAAACGTAGCGAATACGAATTTTTCGGCGGTCGAAACTCACCAGCCAGGCGAGCGCAAGAATAATCACCAGCGCCAGCAGGAAATGGACAAAGTTATACATTTTAGATTTTCAGCAGGTTATCGAAGCGCTTATTTAGCCATAGTGACGGGTAAGCGTAAATGGGCATTTACGTTATAAGTTATACACATAACGATAACGAATGAAATTATTAACAGGCGAGCGATTTACATCTCGTCATCAAAACCCCACATATTTTGCTTGTGTTTATTTGTGCCGTAATGATAATCACTATCACAAGAATTTACCTTTCTTTGCATCAGTTGACCGCGATAAACATTTAAGGTGTCGGCATGTTTGTTCCATTTCTCATTATGTTACGTGAAGGTCTTGAAGCGGCCTTGATTGTCAGCTTGATCGCCAGCTATCTCAAGCGAACCCAACGAGGGCGCTGGATCGGCGTGATGTGGATTGGCGTTTTCCTCGCCGTCGCGCTCTGCCTGGGTCTGGGTATTCTGATCAACGAAACCACCGGTGAATTCCCGCAAAAAGAGCAGGAACTGTTCGAAGGCATCGTTGCGGCGATCGCCGTGGTGATCCTCACCTGGATGGTGTTCTGGATGCGTAAAGTGTCGCGCAACGTCAAAGTTCAACTGGAGCAGGCGGTCGATAACGCGCTGCAAAAAAGCAACAGCCACGGTTGGGCGCTGATCCTGATGGTCTTTTTCGCCGTGGCACGCGAAGGGCTGGAGTCGGTCTTCTTCCTGTTGGCGGCGTTCCAGCAGGATGTGGGTATCTGGCCGCCAATCGGTGCGATGCTGGGCCTGGCAACCGCCGTGGTGCTGGGCTTTATGCTTTATTGGGGCGGCATTCGCCTGAATCTGGGCGCGTTCTTTAAGTGGACCAGCCTGTTTATTCTGCTGGTGGCCGCGGGTCTGGCGGCGGGGGCGATTCGTGCTTTCCATGAGGCGGGCCTGTGGAACCATTTCCAGGACGTCGCGTTCGATCTCAGCAATATTCTCTCCACCCATTCGCTTACCGGGACGCTGCTCGAAGGTATTTTTGGCTATCAGGAAACCCCGAGCGTCAGCGAAGTGGCGATGTATTTCATCTATCTGATTCCGGCGCTGGTGCTGTTCTTTATGCCATCACGCCCCAGCACTCAGCCGTCGCGTTCTGCGCCCTGATGTGCACAGTGCGTACACGAGTAGTTACAACATACTTTTAATAGGGAAGGGTCATGGCAATTCAATTTCGTCGTAGTGCGTTACAGGTTGGTGTGGCAGCGCTGTTTGCGTATGCGTTTTCTGCTCAGGCGGCTGATGTTCCTCAGGTGAAAGTCACCGTGAACGATAAACAGTGTGAGCCGATGACGATCACGGTCAATAGCGGTAAAACGCAATTTATTATTCAAAACCATAGCCAGAAGGCGCTGGAGTGGGAAATCCTCAAAGGCGTGATGGTTGTGGAAGAGCGTGAAAACATCGCTCCTGGTTTTAGCCAAAAAATGACCGCGAACCTGCAACCGGGCGAATATGACATGACCTGCGGTCTGTTGACTAACCCGAAAGGCAAGCTGATCGTCAAAGGTGAAGCAACAGCTGATGCGGCAAAAGGCGAAGCGTTGCTGAGCCTGGGCGCAGCAATCACCGCCTATAAAGAGTACGTCACGAAAGAGACCGCCGACCTGGTCACTGGCACCAAAGCCTTTACCGACGCGGTGAAAGCGGGCGATATCGAAAAAGCGAAATCCCTGTATGCACCAACCCGTCAGCATTACGAGCGTATCGAGCCGATCGCCGAACTGTTCTCTGACCTCGACGGCAGCATTGACGCCCGTGAAGACGACTATGAGCAAAAGGCCGCCGATCCGAAATTCACCGGTTTCCACCGTCTTGAGAAAGCGCTGTTTGGCGACAACTCCACCAAAGGCATGGAAAAATACGCTGAGCAGCTCAATACCGACGTATTGGATCTGCAAAAACGCATCAGCGAGCTGGCCTTCCCGCCATCAAAAGTGGTGGGTGGCGCGGCGGGTCTGATTGAAGAAGTGGCCGCCAGCAAAATCAGCGGCGAAGAAGATCGCTACAGCCACACTGACCTGTGGGACTTCCAGGCCAACGTAGATGGCGCGCAGAAAATTGTCGAACTCCTGCGTCCACAGCTGCAAAAAGATAACAGCGCGCTGCTGGCTAAAGTGGATGCAAACTTCAAAAAAGTGAACACTATTCTGGCGAAATACCGCACGAAAGACGGGTATGAAACCTACGACAAGTTAACCGATGCAGATCGCAACGCATTGAAAGGACCCATCACCACGCTGGCAGAAGATCTGGCTCAGCTGCGTGGCGTACTGGGTCTGGACTAAGCATCATGAACGAGAAAGAAGAGTACGGCGTCGCGGAACCTTCCCGACGTCGATTGCTGAAAGGCGTGGGGGCACTGGGTGGTGCGCTCGCGCTGGCTGGCGGCTGCCCGGTAGCGTATGCGGCAAAACCGCAGAGCGCGCCGGGTACGCTCTCCCCCAATGCGCGGATGGAAACGCAGCCGTTTTACGGCGAGCATCAGGGTGGGATTTTGACGCCACAGCAGGCGGCCATGATGGTGGTCGCCTTTGACTCGCTGGCCAGCGACAAAGCGGACCTGGAACGTCTGTTCCGCGTGCTGACGAAACGCATCGCGTTTCTGACGGCAGGCGGCCCGGCACCCGAAACGCCTAACCCGCGCATGCCGCCGATGGATTCTGGCATTCTCGGGCCGTTTATCGCCCCGGATAACCTGACCGTCACGGTGTCGGTCGGCGAATCGCTCTTTGACGCTCGCTATGGTCTGGAGAAGCACAAGCCGAAAACGCTGCAGAAGATGACGCGTTTTCCAAATGATTCTCTGGATGCGGCGCTGTGTCATGGCGATCTGCTGATCCAGATTTGCGCCAACACCCAGGATACGGTGATCCATGCCTTGCGCGACATCATCAAGCACACGCCGGATTTACTCAGCGTGCGCTGGAAGCGTGAAGGATTTATCTCCGATCACGCGGCGCGAAGCCAGGGGAAAGAGACGCCGGTTAACTTGCTTGGTTTTAAAGACGGCACGGCGAATCCGGATAGCACTGACGCGGCGTTGATGAAAAGCGTGGTGTGGACGACGGCGGACCAGAGCGAACCTGCATGGGCCGTTGGTGGGAGCTATCAGGCGGTGCGGATTATCCAGTTCCATGTTGAGTTTTGGGATCGTACGCCGCTCAAAGAGCAACAGACGATTTTTGGTCGTGACAAACAAAGCGGTGCGCCGCTGGGCATGAAAAACGAGCATGACGTGCCGGATTATGCGCGCGACCCTGATGGCGATACCATTGCGCTGGACAGCCATATTCGTCTGGCCAACCCGCGTACGCCGGAAACCCAGTCGAACCTGATGATGCGCCGTGGATACAGCTATTCTCTGGGCGTCACCAACTCCGGCCAGCTGGACATGGGGCTGCTGTTTGTCTGCTATCAGCACGATCTGGAAAAAGGCTTCTTAACGGTGCAGAAACGCTTAAACGGCGAAGCGCTGGAAGAGTACATAAAACCTATCGGCGGCGGCTATTTCTTTGCCCTGCCAGGCGTGCGCGGTGAAAGTACGTACCTCGCCCAAGGCCTGATCGAAGCGTAAATTTATCCCCGTGATACTTCGCGGGGATATTATTTTTTCGTATGTCTATCCCTCTGTTATATTTCTGTAATATTCCTGTAAGAGACTCATCTCAACTGCAGGAGTGGTCTTGAGGTTGCATTCAGGTAAAATAAATGTTGCATTTATGATAAATCCTGATGTACTTATTACAAGACGGCGGTAGTTCCCGGCAGTGATATCGATTCACTATGGAGATCGCGAATGGTTGGGTCCTGTACTGGACATAAGCAACATCACAACCGCACCACACAGCGCGGAGGCCCTGACTCCGGCAGCGATTTCTTCACCACAAAATTCTCCTCCCCAACGCATCACCCTGACTTTTCCGACATACAGCGCGGTGCGCATAGCCGTACGTGTGTGTCATCCAAAAAGGCAAGCAATGGCTTACAAGGAAGCCAAACTTCAGATGTTCGTTCGCCTGATCGCGTCGCCAACGGCGATGCGTGTGATGAATACCAACAACTCAAGGTGCTATCCATGGGAAGACAAAAAGCAGTGATCAAAGCTCGTCGCGAAGCAAAACGTGTGCTGAGACGGGATTCACGTAGCCATAAACAGCGTGAAGAAGAATCGGTCACCTCGCTTGTGCAGATGAGTGGCGTAGAAGCAATTGGCATGGCGCGGGACAGCCGCGATCATTCACCTATTGAAGCGCGTAATGAAGCTCAGGCGCACTACCTGAATGCTATCGAGAGTAAACAGCTGATCTTCGCCACCGGTGAAGCCGGATGCGGGAAAACCTGGATTAGTGCTGCTAAGGCGGCGGAGGCTCTGATTCATAAGGATGTGGACAGAATTATCGTCACCCGTCCGGTATTGCAGGCCGATGAAGATCTCGGTTTCTTGCCCGGCGATATATCAGAGAAGTTTGCCCCGTATTTCCGACCCGTCTATGACGTGCTGGTGAAACGACTGGGTGCCTCTTTTATGCAGTACTGCCTGCGACCAGAGATTGGCAAGGTGGAAATCGCGCCGTTCGCTTATATGCGCGGACGTACATTTGAAAATGCGGTCGTGATTCTTGACGAGGCTCAGAACGTGACTGCTGCGCAAATGAAGATGTTTTTAACGCGCCTCGGGGAAAATGTGACGGTTATCGTCAATGGCGATATCACCCAATGCGATTTGCCGTCGGGCGTGAAGTCTGGCCTGAGCGACGCTATGTCACGTTTTGTTGAAGACGATATGGTGGGTGTGGTGCGTTTTACCAAAGACGACTGCGTGCGTTCGGCGCTCTGCCAGCATACCTTAAACGCCTATTATTGAGTGTGCGATTGCTCTCAAGGCCCGGGAAACCGGGCTTTGTTTTTTGTGGGCAAGGTGTTGTGGCAAACTCATTGTGACAAACAACAGACGAAAAAAAGCCCGCATTTTCATGCGGGCTCTTCTTTAAATATGGCGGTGAGAGAGGGGTTCGAACCCTCGATACGTTGCCGTATACACACTTTCCAGGCGTGCTCCTTCAGCCACTCGGACACCTCACCGTATTGTTCTGCTGCCTTACCGCGAGGGGGCAACGGGGCGCTACTATAGGGAGTTGCGCGAAAACGGTCAAGCTTATTTTGCGCATGGGCGGCTGTTCGGTTAAGCAATAATCACTCTCACGAATAGGTTAGCGTCAATTAAGGAGAATGTGGGCCAGGGGCGCGTGAAACAGGGTTTCGACAGACGAAAAAAAAGCCCGCATTTTTATGCGAGCTCTTCTTCAAATATGGCGGTGAGAGAGGGGTTCGAACCCTCGATACGTTGCCGTATACACACTTTCCAGGCGTGCTCCTTCAGCCACTCGGACACCTCACCGTATTGTCATCCCGTTGCTGCTGGGACGGGCGCTAATGTAAGGAAAAGCCGAACTGCCGTCAATCAACTTTTTCAGTTAATTAGCGTGTTGAGACAAACTTTAAGCAACATGATTCCTGAATGTGCTGAAAGCGTCTCTTTTATCAGCAACGCAGTTTCCAGATAAATTTGTTATGCTGGCAATCCAGTTGAAAATGCACATAAAACAGCGAAATAAAAGGCAGGAGTCATTATGGATATCATCTTTTATCACCCGACGTTTGATACCCCTTACTGGATCAACGCGCTGACGGCAGCCCTGCCTGGCGCACGCGTTCGTGAGTGGAAGCGCGGCGATAATGAACATGCCGATTACGCGTTAGTTTGGCATCCGCCAGTCGAGATGTTGCAGGGGCGCGACCTGAAAGCGGTGTTTGCCCTTGGGGCGGGTGTCGATTCGATTCTGAGTAAACTGAAAGCCCATCCGGAAATGCTGCCAGAACATATTCCCCTGTTCCGACTCGAAGACACTGGTATGGGTCAGCAAATGCAGGAATATGCCGTTAGCCAGGTGCTGCACTGGTTCCGCCGTTTTGATGATTATCAGGCGCTCAAACAGAAATCACACTGGGAGCCGCTGGCTGATTATCAGCGTGAAGATTTTACCATCGGTATTTTGGGCGCCGGGGTGCTGGGCTCGAAGGTCGCTGAAGCGCTCGCACCGTGGGGATTTCCGCTGCGTTGCTGGAGCCGCAGCCGCAAAACGTATCCTGGTGTGCAAAGTTTCGCTGGGGCGGACGAACTTCCGGCTTTTTTAAAGGGTACGCGCGTGCTGATTAACCTGCTGCCGAACACGGCAGAAACCGTGGGAATTATCAATAAAGGGCTGCTCAATCAGCTGGCGGATGAAAGCTATTTGATGAACCTGGCGCGCGGCGTTCATGTGATTGAGGAGGATCTGATTGATGCCCTGAATACGGGCAAGCTCAAGGGCGCTATGCTGGATGTCTACAGCAGCGAGCCGTTGCCGGTCGAAAGCCCGCTGTGGGCGCACCCGCGCGTGGCAATGACCCCGCATATCGCGGCAGTGACGCGTCCAGCAGAAGCCGTGGCGTATATTGCCCGCACCATTGAGCATCTGGAGCAGGGGAAAGCGGCCACCAGGCAGGTCAACAGACAGCTCGGCTACTGATTCCGGCGTGAGTCAAACCCGGCACTGGCCGGGTTTTTGCTAATATTCACCCCCCATTCCTGCTATCCTTTGGTAAAACATCAGAGGAGAGACCGATGTATCCCGTTGACCTGCATATGCACACCGTCGCCAGTACCCATGCTTACAGCACCCTCCATGACTACATCGCGCAAGCCCGGTTGAAAGGTATTAAACTTTTCGCCATTACCGATCACGGTCCTGATATGGCTGATGCGCCGCACTACTGGCATTTTGTGAATATGCGGATCTGGCCACGTCTGGTTGATGGCGTTGGGATACTGCGTGGTATCGAGGCCAATATTAAAAATACGGACGGTGAAATCGACTGTACTGGCCCGATGCTGACGTCTCTGGATATGATTATCGCCGGTTTTCATGAGCCGGTGTTCCCGCCGCAAGATAAGGACACCCATACTCAGGCAATGATTGCGACGATTGCCAGCGGCAACGTGCACATTATTAGCCATCCCGGTAACCCTAAATTCCCTATCGACATTCAGGCCGTGGCGCAAGCGGCGGCCAAACACCGTGTGGCATTGGAAATCAACAACTCTTCCTTTACACACTCCCGAATGGGCAGTGAAGCGAACTGTCGTGCCGTCGCAGCGGCAGTGCGCGATGCAGGCGGAATGGTTGCGCTGGGTTCTGATTCCCACACGGCGTTTACGCTGGGTGAGTTTACCGAGTGTCGGAAAGTGCTGGATGAGGTGGGGTTCCCGGAAGAGAGAATTCTTAACGTCACGCCGCGCCGCATGCTCGATTTCCTTGAGTCGCTCGGTATGCCTCATATCCCTGAATTTGCAGACCTTTAATATTGTAATGGAAAAATGAAATGAACGAGTTTTCAATCCTTTGCCGCGTACTGGGCACCTTGTATTACCGTCAGCCGCAGGATCCGCTGCTGGTGCCGCTCTTTACGCTGATTCGCGAAGGCAAGCTCGCGGAAAACTGGCCTCTGGAGCAGGATGAGCAGCTAGAGCGTCTGCAAAAAAGCTGTGATATGCAGCAGATCGCGGCGGACTACAACGCCCTGTTTGTTGGCGAAGAGTGTCGCGTATCGCCGTATCGTTCCGCATGGGAAGAGGGCGCAACGGAAGCTGAAGTGCGCGCGTTTCTGTCCGAGCGTGGAATGCCGCTGACGGATGCGCCTGCCGATCATATTGGCACCCTGTTGTTGGCCGCGTCCTGGATTGAAGATCACGCCGGGGAAGATGAAAGCGAAGCACTTGAAACGCTGTTCGCCGATTATCTGCTGCCATGGTGCGGCGCTTTCCTGGGCAAAATCGAAGCGCATGCCACGTCGCCTTTCTGGCGGACGATGGCCCCATTGACCCGTGATGCCGTGTCGGCCATGTGGGATGAATTACAGGAAGAGAATGAAGAGTGACACTCGTCACATTTCAAATGTAACAGTGTATTTTGGTTTGCATAAAATGTGCTCATGATCCCATTTCGTGGCCGCGTATCTGATAAGATGCGCGCCATGAACATACTCCTTTCTATCGCAATCACGACAGGCATTCTCTCCGGACTCTGGGGATGGGTGGCTGTGTCCCTTGGGTTACTGAGTTGGGCGGGATTCCTCGGCTGTACGGCCTATTTCGCTTGCCCACAGGGCGGGCTTAAAGGGCTGTTTATCTCCGGATCTACCATGATGAGCGGCGTGGTGTGGGCGCTCATTATCATGAAGGGTAGCGCACTGGCACCGCATCTTGAGATCGTGGGCTATATGATGACAGGCGCGGTGGCATTTTTGATGTGTATCCAGGCGAAGCACCTGTTGCTGTCATTCGTTCCTGGAACCTTTATTGGCGCATGCGCAACGTTTGCCGGTCAGGGCGACTGGAAAATGATTGTCCCGTCTTTGCTACTTGGCCTGGTGTTTGGTTACGCCATGAAGAACAGCGGACTATGGCTAGCGGCGCGACGAGAAAGGGCACAAAACGTCACCGTATTAAGCAAATAAAAAAGCGAGACTCTCGGGTCTCGCTTTTCTTTTGCGCTTCTGAATCAGGAATCAAGATTCAGGAGGCACGGACATTTCGCGGTATTTCACCAGAATGTCATTTTTCACTTCATTTTTATTCTGCAGGTCCCACAAGCCGCGATCGATACCGTCATTAATCAGGAAAATAACCCCTGTTTCGATGGCCGACATCAGGCACATCATGACCGGTTCGTTCGAGGTGTAGCCAATTTCACCTTCCAGCAGTCGTTGATAGTCGATGAAGCGGAACACACCGGCCTGAACCTCATACGAGAGAATGGTTTTGCTGGTGGTGACCGATGACAACACCTCACCCGTGCTCACGTTGACCACACGCAGGTTGACGGCAATCTGGTCGAGTTGGTATTGCGTGTCAGCACCGATACCAAAATAACGTGCCCCGACACCGCCCGATTTCACATTACTTTCATACCCGATAATGGACCCTTCAACCATCACGTTAGCCGCCACGAGCGATTGCAATGGTGTGCGGTTATTCACGCCTGCGGTCCCATTTTCCTGGGCTGCACGAATGATTTTGCGTTCATTCAGCAGGTTTTGCAGTCCCTGGCGTTCCAGAGGAATAAACCAGCGTGAGTCCTTAAGCGCAGTGACCAGCATCGCGGTGGCACTTTGCGGTACAGCGGTGGAGAAGTTACTTGCCGGATACGGTTTAAACTGACCGGTTTCATCCTGAATGTTATATACCGAGACAAAGATCTTGCCTGTTGGCATCGGCAAATGCGTTAAATCACGATAACTTTGGGCCCGAGGCATTAATGTTGGTTTCGCGGCTTCTTTGGGCGGAGCAGTTAAACAACCGCTCAATAAGCACACTGCAACAAGAATCAGAAAGCGCTGCATGAGTATTGTCCTTATTTCGATGTTGTTTAAAAGTCAGCTGAATTATTGGCCAGACCGGAAACCTGGATTGTGGATGTTTTACCCGTTTTCCGGTCGGTGACATTCAGCTGCAGTTGCCCATCTTTATTTGCGATATCGACGATAAAATCATTGGTCACCATCCGACCTGGTTTACCGGTATTAATATTCGTTAATAAGCCGCCTAATATTTGCGACTGAATAGCTTGAGTAAAGTTATCCAGTGCAGAAGGCGTTTCGACACCGAAATCGTCTTTAAAACTGGGATCTTTATAGGAGTTTTGAGCCTGGGCTTCATTCAGCATGAAAGCCCCGTTATTCGGATTGCCGCCAAAGTTAGGGTTGCGGAACTGGAAAGTCATACTCCCGGCCCAGCTCAGTGGAGCAATCAGCATTAATGAAATCACTGTGTGTGCGAGACGCATTACAGCCTCCGGATATTATTCGTCGTCAGAATTCATCTTTTGCTAAATCGCCAGTGCTCAGAAGAGCCTTGTCGATTTGCAGGCGATTTACCGCATCTTCGGTCTGTGCCAGTGCAAAACTTACGTTTTGATCAAAGTCTCGTTTCGTCGGGAATAAAAAGGTCTGGTAAATAACGTCCTGATTAATCGTTATTGTGATCCAGCTTCCCCATCGAGCACTGGGACGCTCATTGATTGTTAAGTTGCCTGGATAATCACTTTCCCATTTGTCGCTAAACGCTCGGTAAAAATCGTGGCCGATAGATGAGACGGTGTGGTCAGTTAACAATCCGGGAACTTCCACTTCAACAGCGTGAAGATTCCCCGCAGCAAGCAGAAAACCCGCCGCCGCTACCCAACTCAACGTGCGTTTCATGTTATTAACGCCTGAGGTTATCGTTTGCCCATGAAACAGCCTGAGTCCTGTTTTTAACAGCTATCTTCTTGAAAAGATTATAGAGATGCGTTTTAACGGTATTTTCGCTGATAAATAAAGAACGGGCGATTTCAATATTTGAAGAACCGATGCGTAATTTATTCAGGATCTCTTTTTCACGGTGCGTGAGCAGCGCGGATTCTGAACTGTTATAGCGATAATTTCCGGAGTGGGTGATGAGATAGCTGGCAAGCTTTTGGGAAAAGTAGCACTCTCCACGCAAAATACCTTGCAGCCCTTCTACCACATGCGTCTCGTCTTCAGTGACGTAAAAGACGCCATTAATATGCGGCCAGCTTTCAATATCCCGGAAAGGATATTCATCAGGGGTATTCAATAATAGCGCGCGGATATTATTGTTTTTCCTGCTTAAGTTATCTTGCCAGTAATGAATCAGCTTTTTATCGGCTTCCATCATGTCGAAAAGAATGATGCTGCCAGGAACAATATCATCGAAAGAACGTTGAATATTATGCAGTTTCCCATTCAAGCACAGAGATTGCTTCAAATGCTGTAATAACGCTGTCGCTTGTAAGGAAGGCTTGGTGATCAACAATAATGTATGACCTTGTAAACTATGGACTTCATTAAACATGATGAAACCCCACTTTTTATAACACCTGGCACCCGTCCCCTTGAAATAGGTAAGGGGACACCAGAGGTACTGACAGATGTTGCACTGCTGTGTGTAGAATCTGAACATAACCTCAAGAGAGAGGTAAATA
This sequence is a window from Enterobacter sp. 638. Protein-coding genes within it:
- the efeU gene encoding iron uptake transporter permease EfeU, whose protein sequence is MFVPFLIMLREGLEAALIVSLIASYLKRTQRGRWIGVMWIGVFLAVALCLGLGILINETTGEFPQKEQELFEGIVAAIAVVILTWMVFWMRKVSRNVKVQLEQAVDNALQKSNSHGWALILMVFFAVAREGLESVFFLLAAFQQDVGIWPPIGAMLGLATAVVLGFMLYWGGIRLNLGAFFKWTSLFILLVAAGLAAGAIRAFHEAGLWNHFQDVAFDLSNILSTHSLTGTLLEGIFGYQETPSVSEVAMYFIYLIPALVLFFMPSRPSTQPSRSAP
- a CDS encoding DUF1097 domain-containing protein is translated as MNILLSIAITTGILSGLWGWVAVSLGLLSWAGFLGCTAYFACPQGGLKGLFISGSTMMSGVVWALIIMKGSALAPHLEIVGYMMTGAVAFLMCIQAKHLLLSFVPGTFIGACATFAGQGDWKMIVPSLLLGLVFGYAMKNSGLWLAARRERAQNVTVLSK
- a CDS encoding phosphatase — translated: MYPVDLHMHTVASTHAYSTLHDYIAQARLKGIKLFAITDHGPDMADAPHYWHFVNMRIWPRLVDGVGILRGIEANIKNTDGEIDCTGPMLTSLDMIIAGFHEPVFPPQDKDTHTQAMIATIASGNVHIISHPGNPKFPIDIQAVAQAAAKHRVALEINNSSFTHSRMGSEANCRAVAAAVRDAGGMVALGSDSHTAFTLGEFTECRKVLDEVGFPEERILNVTPRRMLDFLESLGMPHIPEFADL
- a CDS encoding nucleoside transporter C-terminal domain-containing protein; the encoded protein is MYNFVHFLLALVIILALAWLVSFDRRKIRIRYVLQLIVIEIALAFFFLHAESGLFVIKYVSGFFESLLKFAAEGTNFVFGGMGEKGLAFIFLGVLCPIIFISALIGILQHWRILPIFIRVIGTLLSKLNGMGKLESFNAVSSLILGQSENFIAYKGVLGDLSSRRLFTMSATAMSTVSLSIVGAYMTMLDAKFVVAALILNMFSTFIILSVINPARPEAEPEIKLEKLHESQSFFEMLGEYILAGFKVAMIIMAMLIGFIAIISAINALFSSVFGISFQQILGYVFYPLAWLVGIPLSDALNAGSIMATKLVANEFVAMIELQKIAGQMTPRGLGILSVFLVSFANFASIGIIAGAIKGLNEQQGNVVSRFGLRLVYGATLVSLLSASFAGLVL
- the csgG gene encoding curli production assembly/transport protein CsgG, with amino-acid sequence MQRFLILVAVCLLSGCLTAPPKEAAKPTLMPRAQSYRDLTHLPMPTGKIFVSVYNIQDETGQFKPYPASNFSTAVPQSATAMLVTALKDSRWFIPLERQGLQNLLNERKIIRAAQENGTAGVNNRTPLQSLVAANVMVEGSIIGYESNVKSGGVGARYFGIGADTQYQLDQIAVNLRVVNVSTGEVLSSVTTSKTILSYEVQAGVFRFIDYQRLLEGEIGYTSNEPVMMCLMSAIETGVIFLINDGIDRGLWDLQNKNEVKNDILVKYREMSVPPES
- the ghrA gene encoding glyoxylate/hydroxypyruvate reductase GhrA, which gives rise to MDIIFYHPTFDTPYWINALTAALPGARVREWKRGDNEHADYALVWHPPVEMLQGRDLKAVFALGAGVDSILSKLKAHPEMLPEHIPLFRLEDTGMGQQMQEYAVSQVLHWFRRFDDYQALKQKSHWEPLADYQREDFTIGILGAGVLGSKVAEALAPWGFPLRCWSRSRKTYPGVQSFAGADELPAFLKGTRVLINLLPNTAETVGIINKGLLNQLADESYLMNLARGVHVIEEDLIDALNTGKLKGAMLDVYSSEPLPVESPLWAHPRVAMTPHIAAVTRPAEAVAYIARTIEHLEQGKAATRQVNRQLGY
- a CDS encoding molecular chaperone, with translation MNEFSILCRVLGTLYYRQPQDPLLVPLFTLIREGKLAENWPLEQDEQLERLQKSCDMQQIAADYNALFVGEECRVSPYRSAWEEGATEAEVRAFLSERGMPLTDAPADHIGTLLLAASWIEDHAGEDESEALETLFADYLLPWCGAFLGKIEAHATSPFWRTMAPLTRDAVSAMWDELQEENEE
- the phoH gene encoding phosphate starvation-inducible protein PhoH produces the protein MGRQKAVIKARREAKRVLRRDSRSHKQREEESVTSLVQMSGVEAIGMARDSRDHSPIEARNEAQAHYLNAIESKQLIFATGEAGCGKTWISAAKAAEALIHKDVDRIIVTRPVLQADEDLGFLPGDISEKFAPYFRPVYDVLVKRLGASFMQYCLRPEIGKVEIAPFAYMRGRTFENAVVILDEAQNVTAAQMKMFLTRLGENVTVIVNGDITQCDLPSGVKSGLSDAMSRFVEDDMVGVVRFTKDDCVRSALCQHTLNAYY
- the efeB gene encoding iron uptake transporter deferrochelatase/peroxidase subunit: MNEKEEYGVAEPSRRRLLKGVGALGGALALAGGCPVAYAAKPQSAPGTLSPNARMETQPFYGEHQGGILTPQQAAMMVVAFDSLASDKADLERLFRVLTKRIAFLTAGGPAPETPNPRMPPMDSGILGPFIAPDNLTVTVSVGESLFDARYGLEKHKPKTLQKMTRFPNDSLDAALCHGDLLIQICANTQDTVIHALRDIIKHTPDLLSVRWKREGFISDHAARSQGKETPVNLLGFKDGTANPDSTDAALMKSVVWTTADQSEPAWAVGGSYQAVRIIQFHVEFWDRTPLKEQQTIFGRDKQSGAPLGMKNEHDVPDYARDPDGDTIALDSHIRLANPRTPETQSNLMMRRGYSYSLGVTNSGQLDMGLLFVCYQHDLEKGFLTVQKRLNGEALEEYIKPIGGGYFFALPGVRGESTYLAQGLIEA
- the efeO gene encoding iron uptake system protein EfeO; translated protein: MAIQFRRSALQVGVAALFAYAFSAQAADVPQVKVTVNDKQCEPMTITVNSGKTQFIIQNHSQKALEWEILKGVMVVEERENIAPGFSQKMTANLQPGEYDMTCGLLTNPKGKLIVKGEATADAAKGEALLSLGAAITAYKEYVTKETADLVTGTKAFTDAVKAGDIEKAKSLYAPTRQHYERIEPIAELFSDLDGSIDAREDDYEQKAADPKFTGFHRLEKALFGDNSTKGMEKYAEQLNTDVLDLQKRISELAFPPSKVVGGAAGLIEEVAASKISGEEDRYSHTDLWDFQANVDGAQKIVELLRPQLQKDNSALLAKVDANFKKVNTILAKYRTKDGYETYDKLTDADRNALKGPITTLAEDLAQLRGVLGLD